The following coding sequences lie in one Sinorhizobium fredii USDA 257 genomic window:
- a CDS encoding Crp/Fnr family transcriptional regulator, whose amino-acid sequence MKIDRSVVRSLALFDRMSDADLDRLLAHATARRVPPGDAVFEQGQTATSFFLLLHGRLKVTQVTEDGQQIIVRVVHPGDLFGFAKALQRSDYPGTATAATESLALSWPTDLWPQFVEQNPLLAVSTMQTIGQRLEEAHTRIREMSTQEVERRVAHAVLRLSRQAGKQEKGGIRIDFPISRQDIAEMTGTTLHTVSRILSAWEQKGLVEGGRQKLIIRDLPGLAALAEGGRD is encoded by the coding sequence ATGAAGATCGACCGGAGTGTCGTGAGGTCGCTTGCCCTGTTCGACAGGATGAGCGACGCAGATCTGGACAGGCTGCTCGCCCATGCGACGGCAAGACGCGTCCCGCCAGGCGACGCGGTGTTCGAGCAGGGTCAGACAGCCACTAGCTTTTTCCTGCTCCTGCATGGGCGGCTGAAGGTGACCCAAGTCACCGAGGACGGTCAGCAGATCATAGTGCGCGTCGTCCATCCGGGCGACCTCTTCGGATTTGCAAAGGCGCTGCAGCGTTCGGATTATCCAGGTACTGCGACCGCCGCCACTGAAAGCCTCGCTCTTTCCTGGCCGACGGACCTTTGGCCGCAATTCGTCGAGCAGAATCCGCTCCTTGCCGTCAGCACCATGCAGACGATCGGCCAGCGCCTCGAAGAGGCGCACACGCGGATCCGCGAGATGTCGACACAGGAGGTGGAGAGGCGCGTCGCCCATGCGGTGCTGCGCCTTTCGCGACAGGCTGGCAAGCAGGAAAAAGGCGGCATCCGAATCGACTTTCCGATTTCCCGCCAAGACATCGCTGAAATGACGGGAACCACACTGCATACGGTGTCGCGCATTCTCAGCGCCTGGGAGCAGAAGGGGCTGGTCGAGGGTGGGCGTCAGAAGCTCATCATCCGCGACCTGCCAGGCCTGGCGGCGCTCGCCGAAGGTGGACGGGACTAG
- a CDS encoding pseudoazurin → MRIIAKGMAVAAVLAAFTGTAFAADFEVRMLNKGAEGAMIFEPAFVKVNPGDSVTFVPTDKGHNVETIKDMIPDGATAFKSKMNETYKVTFDVPGVYGVKCTPHVGMGMVAAVVVGDAPANVEKVKAVKLPKKARERLDAALAGALQ, encoded by the coding sequence GTGCGCATAATTGCAAAGGGCATGGCAGTCGCCGCAGTTCTTGCCGCCTTCACAGGCACGGCATTCGCCGCCGATTTCGAGGTCCGCATGCTGAACAAGGGCGCCGAGGGCGCAATGATCTTCGAACCGGCATTCGTCAAGGTCAATCCGGGCGACAGCGTCACGTTCGTTCCAACTGACAAGGGACATAACGTCGAGACGATCAAGGACATGATTCCCGACGGGGCCACGGCCTTCAAGAGCAAGATGAACGAGACCTATAAAGTGACTTTCGACGTACCGGGAGTCTACGGCGTCAAGTGCACGCCGCATGTCGGCATGGGCATGGTCGCGGCCGTCGTCGTCGGTGATGCGCCTGCCAATGTCGAGAAGGTGAAGGCAGTGAAGTTGCCCAAAAAGGCGCGGGAGCGCCTAGACGCCGCTCTCGCCGGGGCCCTCCAATAG
- the napE gene encoding periplasmic nitrate reductase, NapE protein, producing the protein MPDADQPTASLPRTRRRNEVVTFLVLAFGIWPIVAVGVVGAYGFLVWMFQLIFGPPGPPAH; encoded by the coding sequence ATGCCCGATGCCGACCAGCCAACGGCGAGCCTTCCACGCACGCGGCGACGAAACGAAGTCGTCACCTTTCTCGTGTTGGCGTTCGGCATCTGGCCGATCGTGGCCGTGGGCGTGGTCGGTGCCTACGGATTTCTCGTCTGGATGTTCCAGCTCATCTTCGGGCCACCTGGTCCGCCAGCGCATTGA
- a CDS encoding ferredoxin-type protein NapF, whose product MGEGIGISRRNFLRGRYEGRGKRICPPGATSASLEACTGCGRCVDACPTHIIRLIADRPALDFSVAECTFCGQCAELCPEPVFTGQPQQFPHVAMIGESCLARNRTDCQACRDVCPTEAIRFRPRAGGPFLPELSEEACTGCGACLPVCPVAAISIREVEWERAHV is encoded by the coding sequence ATGGGTGAGGGGATAGGCATATCGAGGCGGAATTTTCTGCGCGGTCGCTACGAGGGGCGGGGCAAGCGCATCTGTCCTCCCGGAGCCACGTCCGCGAGCCTTGAAGCCTGTACCGGCTGCGGGAGATGCGTCGACGCCTGTCCGACGCACATCATCCGGCTGATCGCGGATCGCCCCGCGCTCGATTTCTCCGTCGCGGAGTGCACCTTCTGCGGCCAATGCGCGGAACTCTGTCCCGAGCCGGTCTTCACCGGCCAGCCACAACAATTTCCACATGTCGCGATGATCGGCGAGAGCTGTCTTGCCAGGAACCGCACCGATTGCCAGGCCTGTCGCGATGTTTGTCCGACGGAGGCGATCCGCTTCCGTCCGCGTGCCGGCGGACCGTTCTTGCCCGAGCTCAGCGAAGAGGCCTGCACCGGCTGCGGCGCCTGTCTTCCCGTCTGTCCGGTGGCGGCCATAAGCATCCGAGAGGTCGAGTGGGAGCGTGCCCATGTCTGA
- a CDS encoding chaperone NapD produces the protein MSDPSASYHISSAVIVTMPHMRERVVACLAEMPNVEVYAHEAGKIVVVIEGTSTGMLGESLSRIALLEGVVAANMVFEHVETQGEIGHDRRTDAA, from the coding sequence ATGTCTGATCCGAGCGCGTCCTATCACATCTCCAGCGCCGTCATCGTGACGATGCCGCATATGCGGGAGCGTGTCGTCGCCTGTCTCGCCGAGATGCCGAACGTCGAGGTTTACGCCCATGAGGCGGGAAAGATCGTCGTCGTGATCGAGGGCACGAGCACCGGGATGCTCGGCGAAAGCCTTTCGCGCATCGCATTGCTCGAGGGCGTGGTGGCAGCCAACATGGTTTTTGAGCATGTCGAAACTCAAGGAGAGATCGGCCATGACCGGCGAACTGACGCGGCGTGA
- the napA gene encoding periplasmic nitrate reductase subunit alpha, whose product MTGELTRREMLKAHAAGIAAATAGIALPAAAQPVPGGVEALQIKWAKAPCRFCGTGCGVMVGVKEGQVVATHGDMQAEVNRGLNCIKGYFLSKIMYGADRLKTPLMRKRNGVFAKDGEFEPVSWDEAFDVMAEQAKKVLKEKGPTAVGMFGSGQWTIFEGYAATKLMRAGFRSNNLDPNARHCMASAAYAFMRTFGMDEPMGCYDDFEHADAFVLWGSNMAEMHPILWTRLADRRLGHEHVKVAVLSTFTHRSMDLADIPIVFKPGTDLAILNYIANHIIQTGRVNEEFVKKHTTFMVGATDIGYGLRPDDPLELKATNAKDAAKMTPSDFESFKTFVSEYTLDKTVELTGVEAGFLEQLADLYADPSRKVMSLWTMGFNQHVRGVWVNHMVYNLHLLTGKISEPGNSPFSLTGQPSACGTAREVGTFAHRLPADMTVTNPEHRKHAEEIWRIPHGLIPEKPGYHAVEQDRMLKDGKLNFYWVQVNNNVQAAPNTENETYQGYRNPDNFIVVSDVYPTITAMSADLILPAAMWVEKEGAYGNAERRTHVWHQLVDAPGEARSDLWQMVEFSKRFTTDEAWPADILDANPGYRGKTLYEVLFKNGNVDRFPASEINKEYANREAEAFGFYIQKGLFEEYASFGRGHGHDLAPYERYHEERGLRWPVVDGKETLWRYREGYDPYVKPGEGVKFYGRPDGKAVILAVPYEPPAESPDDEYNVWLVTGRVLEHWHSGSMTMRVPELYKAFPGAVCFMNAGDARDRGINQGAEVRIVSRRGEIRARVETRGRNRMPPGVIFVPWFDASRLINKVTLDATDPISKQTDFKKCAVKIVSVA is encoded by the coding sequence ATGACCGGCGAACTGACGCGGCGTGAAATGTTGAAGGCGCATGCGGCCGGCATCGCCGCAGCCACTGCGGGCATTGCGCTTCCGGCCGCGGCGCAGCCGGTGCCGGGGGGTGTCGAGGCGCTGCAGATAAAGTGGGCGAAGGCTCCTTGCCGCTTCTGCGGCACCGGCTGCGGCGTCATGGTCGGCGTTAAGGAGGGACAGGTCGTCGCAACCCATGGCGACATGCAGGCCGAGGTCAACCGTGGCCTCAACTGCATCAAGGGCTATTTCCTTTCCAAGATCATGTACGGCGCCGACCGTCTCAAGACGCCCTTGATGCGCAAGCGCAACGGTGTCTTTGCCAAGGACGGCGAGTTCGAGCCGGTGAGCTGGGACGAAGCCTTCGACGTCATGGCAGAGCAGGCGAAGAAGGTGCTGAAGGAGAAGGGCCCGACCGCCGTCGGCATGTTCGGCTCCGGGCAATGGACGATCTTCGAGGGCTATGCGGCCACCAAGCTGATGCGCGCCGGCTTTCGCTCCAACAATCTCGATCCCAATGCCCGCCACTGCATGGCTTCGGCCGCTTACGCCTTCATGCGGACCTTCGGCATGGACGAGCCGATGGGGTGCTACGACGATTTCGAACATGCCGACGCCTTCGTGCTCTGGGGCTCGAATATGGCCGAGATGCACCCGATCCTGTGGACGCGTCTCGCCGACCGAAGGCTTGGACATGAGCATGTCAAGGTGGCGGTGCTCTCGACCTTCACCCATCGCAGCATGGATCTCGCCGACATTCCGATCGTCTTCAAGCCCGGCACCGATCTGGCGATCCTCAACTACATCGCCAATCACATCATCCAGACGGGCCGGGTCAACGAGGAGTTCGTCAAGAAGCATACGACCTTCATGGTTGGCGCGACCGACATCGGCTACGGCCTGAGGCCCGACGATCCACTTGAGCTCAAGGCGACCAACGCCAAGGATGCGGCCAAGATGACGCCGAGCGACTTCGAGAGCTTCAAGACTTTCGTTTCGGAATACACGCTCGACAAGACCGTCGAACTGACGGGGGTCGAGGCCGGGTTCCTCGAACAATTGGCCGATCTCTATGCCGATCCCAGCCGCAAGGTGATGTCGCTCTGGACCATGGGCTTCAACCAGCATGTGCGCGGCGTCTGGGTCAACCACATGGTCTACAACCTCCATTTGTTGACCGGGAAGATCTCCGAGCCCGGCAACAGCCCATTTTCGCTGACCGGCCAGCCTTCGGCCTGCGGTACGGCACGCGAGGTCGGCACCTTCGCCCACCGGCTGCCGGCCGACATGACCGTCACCAATCCGGAGCACCGCAAGCACGCCGAGGAGATCTGGCGCATTCCCCACGGTCTCATTCCGGAGAAGCCCGGCTATCACGCCGTCGAACAGGACCGGATGCTGAAGGACGGCAAGCTCAATTTCTATTGGGTGCAGGTCAACAACAACGTCCAGGCGGCTCCCAATACGGAGAACGAAACCTACCAGGGTTACCGCAATCCGGACAATTTCATCGTCGTCTCGGACGTCTATCCGACGATCACCGCAATGAGCGCCGACCTCATCCTTCCGGCCGCCATGTGGGTGGAGAAGGAGGGCGCCTATGGCAATGCCGAGCGCCGTACGCATGTCTGGCACCAACTCGTCGATGCGCCCGGCGAGGCGCGTTCCGATCTCTGGCAGATGGTGGAATTCTCGAAGCGCTTCACCACCGACGAGGCCTGGCCGGCCGATATCCTCGATGCCAATCCCGGCTATCGCGGCAAGACCCTTTACGAGGTGCTCTTCAAGAACGGCAATGTCGACCGCTTCCCGGCAAGCGAAATCAACAAGGAATACGCCAACCGGGAGGCCGAGGCCTTCGGCTTCTACATCCAGAAAGGCCTGTTCGAGGAGTATGCCTCCTTCGGGCGCGGACACGGCCATGACCTGGCGCCCTATGAGCGTTACCACGAGGAACGGGGGCTCCGCTGGCCTGTCGTCGACGGCAAGGAGACGCTGTGGCGCTACCGGGAAGGCTATGATCCCTATGTGAAGCCGGGGGAGGGCGTGAAGTTTTATGGCCGCCCGGATGGCAAGGCAGTGATCCTCGCCGTTCCCTACGAGCCGCCGGCGGAATCTCCCGACGACGAATACAATGTCTGGCTGGTGACGGGCCGCGTCCTCGAGCATTGGCACTCGGGCTCGATGACGATGCGGGTGCCGGAACTCTACAAGGCGTTCCCCGGTGCCGTCTGCTTCATGAATGCCGGTGACGCCCGCGATCGCGGCATCAACCAGGGCGCCGAGGTGCGGATCGTTTCCCGTCGCGGCGAGATTCGCGCCCGCGTCGAGACGCGCGGCCGCAACCGAATGCCGCCGGGCGTCATCTTCGTACCCTGGTTCGACGCCAGCAGGCTGATCAACAAGGTGACACTCGACGCAACCGATCCCATCTCCAAACAGACGGATTTCAAAAAATGCGCGGTCAAAATCGTCTCTGTCGCATGA
- a CDS encoding nitrate reductase cytochrome c-type subunit — MRGQNRLCRMMRSPGSWLGGLLAILFVATGAIAQMVPGERVPELSGPPQEMGEVEAEPIPKWVVDDARKERAYPDQPPVIPHSIEGYQLSVNTNRCLSCHKRELTQESGAPMISVTHYMTREGQMLADVSPRRYFCTACHVPQADVRPLVENTFKDMSEMGVKQAGSE; from the coding sequence ATGCGCGGTCAAAATCGTCTCTGTCGCATGATGAGAAGCCCCGGATCGTGGCTCGGAGGGCTGTTGGCGATCCTCTTCGTCGCAACGGGGGCGATCGCCCAGATGGTGCCGGGCGAGAGGGTGCCGGAGCTCTCCGGACCGCCGCAGGAGATGGGCGAGGTGGAGGCGGAGCCAATCCCCAAGTGGGTCGTCGACGACGCCCGGAAGGAGCGGGCCTATCCCGACCAGCCGCCGGTCATCCCCCATTCGATCGAAGGGTACCAGCTTTCGGTCAACACCAACCGGTGCCTCTCCTGCCACAAGCGCGAACTGACCCAGGAGTCCGGCGCGCCGATGATCAGCGTGACCCATTACATGACGCGGGAAGGCCAGATGCTCGCGGACGTTTCGCCGCGGCGCTATTTCTGCACGGCGTGCCATGTCCCCCAGGCCGACGTGCGTCCGCTTGTCGAAAACACCTTCAAAGACATGAGCGAGATGGGCGTCAAGCAGGCAGGGAGCGAGTAG
- a CDS encoding cytochrome c3 family protein has protein sequence MARIKRVLLWVWKLLTTPAATLSLAFLTLGGFVGGVIFWGAFNTALELTNTEEFCVSCHEMRTNVYEELTRTVHFANRSGVRASCPDCHVPHEWTDKIARKMQASKEVWGKIFGTINTREKFLDHRLELAKHEWARLKANDSLECRNCHSSAAMDLSKQTQRAAEIHTRYLLPGKATCIDCHKGIAHELPNMQGVEPGWKLPPELEGEKLPSASAIDELKRVMDKAHSAALAN, from the coding sequence ATGGCTCGGATAAAGCGCGTCCTGCTCTGGGTGTGGAAGCTTCTGACAACGCCGGCCGCAACCCTCAGCCTCGCATTCCTGACGCTCGGCGGCTTCGTCGGCGGCGTGATCTTCTGGGGCGCCTTCAACACCGCTTTGGAGCTCACCAACACGGAGGAGTTTTGCGTCTCCTGTCATGAGATGCGGACCAACGTCTATGAGGAGCTTACGCGCACGGTTCATTTCGCCAACCGCTCGGGCGTCCGGGCGTCCTGTCCCGACTGTCACGTGCCGCATGAATGGACGGACAAGATCGCTCGCAAGATGCAGGCTTCGAAGGAAGTCTGGGGCAAGATCTTCGGTACCATCAACACGCGCGAGAAATTCCTCGACCACCGGCTGGAGCTCGCCAAGCACGAATGGGCTCGGCTCAAGGCCAATGACAGCCTTGAATGCCGCAACTGTCACTCGTCGGCGGCGATGGACCTCTCGAAGCAGACACAACGCGCCGCCGAGATCCATACCCGCTACCTGCTGCCCGGAAAGGCCACCTGCATCGATTGCCACAAGGGCATCGCCCACGAACTGCCGAACATGCAGGGCGTCGAGCCCGGCTGGAAGTTGCCGCCTGAACTCGAAGGAGAGAAGCTGCCTTCTGCTTCCGCGATCGATGAGCTGAAGCGGGTCATGGACAAGGCTCACAGCGCGGCGCTCGCGAATTGA
- a CDS encoding universal stress protein gives MTYKTILLVVGVSQFDDDLRAAADLCAMEGAHLSVLASKIATLPPMGDLAAISAAWIDSRDSDMEQLRQAVREAREILGRAGISFDLVGRYSETTRLGQDVGERARYADVSLIGTSLGVDELLRRGVIEGALFYSARPVLLASDLGSATLQPKNILLAWNSTIESARAAREALDMMRNAEGVNLVLVDPRTKNGEEPGADVAAYLARHGVKVTVDRLPSAGRAVEEVLAKHARDTSADLIVIGAYGHSRIRERVFGGVTKAMIDAPAMPVLMVR, from the coding sequence ATGACGTACAAGACGATCCTCCTCGTGGTTGGTGTCAGCCAATTCGACGACGACCTGAGGGCAGCGGCAGATCTTTGTGCAATGGAGGGTGCGCACCTCTCGGTTCTCGCCAGCAAGATAGCCACTCTCCCTCCGATGGGAGACCTCGCAGCCATCTCCGCCGCCTGGATTGACAGCCGCGACAGTGACATGGAGCAACTGCGTCAAGCGGTCAGAGAAGCCAGGGAGATCCTTGGACGTGCCGGGATTTCATTCGATCTGGTTGGGCGATACTCAGAGACGACGCGGCTTGGGCAAGACGTCGGAGAGCGTGCCCGGTATGCTGATGTCAGCTTGATCGGCACAAGTCTAGGGGTAGATGAGCTCCTCCGGCGGGGAGTTATAGAAGGTGCTCTCTTCTATTCGGCACGGCCGGTCCTGCTCGCTTCGGATCTTGGGTCAGCCACCTTGCAGCCGAAGAACATCCTCCTGGCGTGGAACTCGACCATCGAGTCCGCAAGGGCCGCCCGCGAGGCGCTGGACATGATGAGAAACGCCGAGGGCGTGAACCTGGTGCTCGTCGATCCAAGGACCAAGAACGGCGAAGAACCGGGCGCCGATGTCGCCGCGTATCTTGCACGCCACGGCGTCAAAGTGACAGTCGACCGGCTTCCGAGTGCCGGCCGCGCAGTCGAAGAGGTACTCGCCAAGCACGCACGCGACACTTCGGCCGACCTGATCGTGATCGGCGCCTATGGGCACTCGCGCATCCGCGAGAGGGTATTCGGCGGAGTAACCAAGGCGATGATCGACGCACCAGCCATGCCGGTCTTGATGGTCCGATAA
- a CDS encoding transcriptional regulator — MAARSIVVVAPDQGLRRSVAFALEVEGYSTECYDALWKAESSSRESFCAIVDDEILKADAQAAQSLRNLGSHVILLVDGLSAVRAHADTIVLTKPFSGSDLLGAVDGLAELAK; from the coding sequence TTGGCTGCCAGAAGCATTGTCGTCGTTGCACCGGACCAGGGCCTCCGTCGATCCGTGGCGTTCGCCCTTGAGGTCGAAGGATATTCGACGGAGTGCTACGATGCACTTTGGAAGGCCGAAAGCTCCTCGAGGGAGTCATTTTGCGCGATCGTCGACGACGAGATACTGAAGGCAGACGCGCAGGCCGCGCAATCGCTGCGGAATCTGGGATCGCATGTCATCCTTCTCGTGGATGGGCTCTCGGCAGTTAGAGCGCATGCGGACACGATAGTCTTGACGAAGCCGTTCAGCGGTTCCGACCTGCTCGGCGCGGTCGACGGCCTAGCCGAACTGGCTAAGTAG
- a CDS encoding helix-turn-helix domain-containing protein, with product MYAASNLTEQRFAQSHGLSGAQLPGPHLVSSYKAGRAVYAEGDAIDKCYQVATGAVRVYRLLSDGRRQVVSFHLPGEMFGFEAGSNHRFFAEAITETRLAVFGRRSMHERSQELLDIALAGMARAQEHLLVLGRQCAVERIAAFLADLSDRQGGVRQLRLPMSRQDIADYLGLTIETVSRVMTKLKERSVIALRDARTVNIMRLDALRSLCH from the coding sequence ATGTACGCCGCTTCCAACCTTACAGAGCAACGCTTCGCACAGTCCCACGGCCTCTCAGGAGCCCAGCTTCCTGGCCCACATCTTGTTTCAAGCTACAAGGCTGGTCGAGCCGTGTATGCAGAAGGTGACGCCATAGACAAGTGCTACCAGGTTGCCACTGGAGCCGTGCGTGTTTACCGGCTGCTCTCCGACGGGCGGCGACAGGTCGTATCCTTTCATCTGCCGGGGGAAATGTTCGGTTTCGAGGCGGGCTCCAATCACCGCTTTTTTGCAGAGGCCATTACCGAGACTAGACTGGCCGTCTTTGGGCGGCGCTCGATGCATGAGCGTTCGCAGGAACTTCTCGATATTGCACTGGCTGGTATGGCGCGGGCGCAGGAGCATCTTCTGGTTCTGGGACGGCAGTGTGCCGTGGAACGCATCGCCGCATTCTTGGCGGACCTGTCTGACCGCCAGGGAGGCGTGCGGCAGTTGCGGCTGCCGATGTCGCGGCAAGACATTGCGGACTATCTCGGCCTGACGATCGAGACGGTTTCGCGTGTCATGACGAAGCTGAAGGAGCGCAGTGTCATCGCTCTGCGAGACGCAAGGACGGTAAACATCATGAGGCTCGACGCTCTCCGCTCGCTTTGCCACTGA
- a CDS encoding pyridoxamine 5'-phosphate oxidase family protein, giving the protein MFVKEMSRQECYEVVASGDLARLACCKNDQPYIVPITYALAGTHLYCFSMPGQKIDWMRANPKVCLQIDEFSGKCKWRSVVLTGQFRELPPAGGRYSERLDAWSLLEKRVNWWEPGGLKPVPQQISGASAHIYFSVDIDEMSGRQTSEVEAGSS; this is encoded by the coding sequence ATGTTCGTCAAGGAAATGTCTCGGCAGGAATGTTATGAGGTTGTCGCTTCCGGCGATTTGGCCAGACTGGCCTGCTGTAAGAATGACCAGCCTTACATCGTGCCAATCACCTATGCGCTTGCAGGCACCCACCTCTATTGCTTTTCGATGCCGGGCCAGAAAATTGATTGGATGCGTGCCAATCCCAAGGTATGTCTCCAGATCGACGAGTTCTCTGGCAAGTGCAAGTGGAGGAGCGTAGTTCTCACAGGGCAATTCCGTGAGCTTCCTCCCGCGGGCGGACGCTACAGCGAACGCCTTGATGCGTGGTCCCTTCTCGAGAAGAGGGTCAACTGGTGGGAGCCCGGCGGTCTAAAGCCCGTGCCACAGCAGATTTCGGGCGCGTCCGCCCACATCTATTTCAGTGTCGACATCGACGAGATGTCCGGTCGCCAGACCTCAGAGGTTGAGGCCGGGTCTAGCTGA
- a CDS encoding hemerythrin domain-containing protein: MANIRGLAPSHGAQSERSAETTAEPLAWLAEAHRDQLALCGSLEAIADSLPKIDREICSYAARMLGPLLRELHAGEEGLVFAWLESRHGDDPSLAAMLEELKYEHCEDECYAEEVTEMLARLGAADASANAETAGYMLRGFFTSVRRHITFEQECLRGILARRRDERPGKQPA; the protein is encoded by the coding sequence ATGGCGAATATCAGGGGACTCGCGCCTTCTCACGGCGCGCAGTCCGAACGGTCGGCAGAGACTACCGCTGAGCCGCTCGCTTGGCTTGCGGAGGCTCACAGGGACCAGTTGGCGCTCTGCGGCAGCCTGGAGGCTATCGCCGACAGTCTTCCGAAAATCGATCGGGAGATCTGCAGCTACGCCGCAAGAATGCTCGGCCCCCTGCTCCGAGAACTGCATGCCGGTGAGGAAGGGCTGGTGTTTGCCTGGCTGGAATCACGGCACGGCGACGATCCCTCCCTGGCGGCCATGCTCGAAGAGCTGAAATACGAGCATTGCGAGGACGAATGCTACGCCGAGGAAGTTACCGAGATGCTGGCTCGGCTCGGCGCCGCTGACGCAAGCGCCAATGCCGAAACCGCCGGCTACATGCTGCGCGGCTTCTTCACAAGCGTGCGCAGGCACATCACCTTCGAACAGGAATGCCTGCGCGGCATCCTCGCCCGGCGGAGAGACGAGCGGCCCGGAAAACAGCCGGCCTGA
- the ccoN gene encoding cytochrome-c oxidase, cbb3-type subunit I, with protein sequence MKYTVETILLGVGAFLALVGAGFAEDRLFAAHMWVLFFVLFGGTIVLMRRVDFRPALAGRDVRHSEYFDDVVKYGVVATVFWGVVGFLVGVIVAMQLAFPDLNVEPWFNFGRVRPLHTSAVIFAFGGNALIATSFYVVQRTSRARLFGGNLGWFVFWGYQLFIVLAATGYLLGITQSREYAEPEWYVDLWLTIVWVAYLVAFLGTILKRKEPHIYVANWFYLAFIVTIAMLHIVNNLAVPVSFLGSKSYSAFSGVQDALTQWWYGHNAVGFFLTAGFLAMMYYFIPKQVNRPVYSYRLSIIHFWAIIFMYIWAGPHHLHYTALPDWAQTLGMVFSVMLWMPSWGGMINGLMTLSGAWDKIRTDPVVRMMVMAVAFYGMATFEGPMMSIKAVNSLSHYTDWTIGHVHSGALGWNGLITFGAIYYLVPKLWNRERLYSLRMVNWHFWLATLGIVVYAAVMWVAGIQQGLMWREYDDQGFLVYSFAETVAAMFPYYVMRAIGGALFLVGALLMAFNVTMTILGRVRDEEPIFGAAPLPAPAE encoded by the coding sequence ATGAAATATACAGTCGAGACGATTCTGCTCGGAGTAGGCGCCTTTCTGGCGCTGGTGGGGGCCGGTTTCGCCGAGGATCGCTTGTTCGCGGCGCATATGTGGGTGCTGTTCTTCGTGCTGTTCGGCGGCACGATCGTGCTCATGCGGCGGGTCGATTTTCGTCCTGCGCTCGCCGGCCGCGATGTCCGCCATAGCGAATACTTCGACGACGTCGTGAAGTACGGCGTGGTTGCCACGGTCTTCTGGGGCGTGGTCGGGTTCCTCGTCGGGGTGATCGTGGCGATGCAGCTCGCCTTTCCCGACCTCAACGTCGAGCCGTGGTTCAATTTCGGGCGCGTTCGGCCTCTGCACACCTCAGCGGTCATCTTCGCGTTCGGCGGCAACGCCCTGATCGCGACCTCCTTCTACGTCGTGCAGCGCACCAGCCGCGCCCGGCTCTTTGGCGGCAATCTCGGCTGGTTCGTGTTCTGGGGCTACCAGCTCTTCATCGTGCTCGCCGCCACGGGCTATCTGCTCGGAATTACACAGAGCCGCGAATATGCGGAACCGGAATGGTATGTCGACCTCTGGCTGACGATCGTCTGGGTAGCCTATCTCGTCGCCTTCCTCGGCACGATCCTGAAGCGCAAGGAACCGCACATCTACGTGGCGAACTGGTTCTATCTCGCCTTCATTGTCACCATCGCCATGCTGCATATCGTCAACAATCTGGCGGTCCCGGTCTCGTTTCTCGGATCCAAGAGCTATTCGGCATTTTCCGGCGTGCAGGACGCGCTGACGCAGTGGTGGTACGGCCACAACGCCGTCGGCTTCTTCCTGACCGCCGGCTTCCTGGCGATGATGTACTACTTCATTCCCAAGCAGGTGAACCGCCCCGTCTATTCCTACCGGCTGTCGATCATCCACTTCTGGGCGATCATCTTCATGTACATCTGGGCGGGTCCCCACCACCTCCATTACACGGCGCTGCCGGACTGGGCGCAGACGCTCGGCATGGTCTTTTCCGTGATGCTCTGGATGCCCTCCTGGGGCGGCATGATCAACGGTCTGATGACGCTGTCGGGAGCCTGGGACAAGATCCGCACCGACCCCGTGGTGCGCATGATGGTCATGGCTGTCGCCTTTTATGGAATGGCGACCTTCGAAGGGCCGATGATGTCGATCAAGGCCGTCAATTCGCTCAGCCACTATACCGACTGGACCATTGGTCACGTGCATTCCGGCGCGCTCGGCTGGAACGGCCTGATCACTTTCGGTGCTATCTATTACCTAGTGCCTAAGCTGTGGAACCGCGAGCGGCTTTACAGCCTGCGCATGGTCAACTGGCACTTCTGGCTGGCTACCCTCGGCATCGTCGTCTACGCCGCTGTTATGTGGGTTGCCGGCATCCAGCAGGGCCTGATGTGGCGCGAATACGACGATCAGGGCTTCCTCGTCTATTCCTTCGCGGAAACGGTCGCGGCCATGTTCCCCTACTATGTCATGCGTGCCATCGGCGGCGCCCTGTTCCTCGTCGGCGCGCTCCTCATGGCCTTCAACGTAACAATGACGATCCTCGGTCGCGTCCGCGACGAGGAGCCGATCTTCGGTGCTGCGCCGCTGCCGGCACCTGCAGAATAG